One Halobaculum sp. CBA1158 DNA segment encodes these proteins:
- a CDS encoding histidine kinase, translating into MSTTTEAAHETESTPGNWRAGVVAGIAGGIAMGVLVVAMNEPTIAVAIPSLYGLAPPAAPAAGLAVHISHGAVLGVVFAGIAGMSGIEDAPKLIGAGAAWGVATWAVLAALVMPLWLGAVGSPASPPFPNFAPPSLLWHVAYGLVLGGVYAATDDSV; encoded by the coding sequence CCGCTCACGAGACGGAGTCGACGCCAGGGAACTGGCGGGCGGGAGTCGTCGCCGGCATCGCCGGCGGGATCGCGATGGGCGTCCTTGTCGTCGCGATGAACGAACCGACAATCGCCGTCGCGATCCCGTCGCTGTACGGGCTCGCTCCCCCCGCCGCTCCGGCCGCCGGTCTCGCCGTACACATCTCACACGGCGCGGTACTGGGCGTCGTGTTCGCGGGGATCGCGGGGATGTCCGGAATCGAGGACGCGCCGAAGCTCATCGGGGCCGGCGCGGCGTGGGGCGTCGCGACCTGGGCCGTGCTGGCCGCGCTGGTGATGCCGCTGTGGCTCGGTGCCGTCGGGTCGCCGGCGAGTCCGCCGTTCCCCAACTTCGCGCCGCCCTCGCTCCTGTGGCACGTCGCGTACGGCCTCGTCCTCGGGGGCGTCTACGCGGCGACGGACGACTCCGTCTGA